The following nucleotide sequence is from Ferruginibacter lapsinanis.
AAAATGTACAAAATTTGGCGCTTGTTGAGAATCAACAGGTAATTTACGAGGATCGCCTCCTGCGGAAATAACACCCATTGTAGCTCCATGATAAGATTGATAACGGGTTAATATTTTATGTTTGCCCGTGTATAGTCTTGCTAATTTAATTCCGTTTTCTATTGATGTCGCTCCACATAAAGTAAAGAAAGATTTATTCAGATCACCCGGACAGATCTCTGCTAATTTCTTTCCTAATTCTCCACGAACTTTTGTAACACACGATGGTGTAACATAAGAAACCTCTTGCATTTGCCTTACAACGGCTTCGGTTATACGCTGATTACCATGACCAATATTCATGTTGATCAATCCGCTGGAAAAATCGATATACTTTTTTCCATCGTAATCATATAAATAAACGCCTTCTGCCCTTTCAACTGCAATGGGGCTATGGCCTTTTTGTTTGCTCCAGCTAAACAATGTATAGTCCATACTGTTTTGAACTATTTCTGCTGCTTCTGATAATGTTTGAGTACTCATGTTACTAGTTATTATGTTACAAGTTATTTGTTCAATATTGGTATGCGGTACAAGTGAGTGACACAACGATGATGCCATGAAAAACAAATGCTCGTCACCCAAAAATCACACGCTTACAATTTTTATTCTAATTCGATTCTTGAATAAACTAAAGACCTATGTTCCCATTTAGGGGACAGGGGTTAACTCATCCAGTTCACCCCAGCTTCAGCACTCCATTTCGTAGTTGATTTTTTCAACTTGGTCCAGAATTCGATAGAACTTTTACCCGTGATATCACCTACGCCAAATTTACTTTCATTCCATCCACCAAAACTAAATGGCTCACGAGGAACAGGCACGCCCACGTTCACACCGATCATACCAGCACTGGCGTTATCAATGATATATCTTGCAGCACCTCCATTTTGAGTGAACACACTTGCTGCATTTCCGTAAGGGTTTGCATTTTCAATGGCAAGGGCTTCATCAATTGTATTGGTACGCATGATAGAAATTACCGGCCCGAAAATTTCTTCTTTAGCCACACTCATTTCCGGTGTTACATGATCGATTACTGTTGGACCAACATACGTTCCTTTTTCTTTTCCTTCAACGACTACTTTTCTGCCATCTACTAAAATTTTTGCTCCTTGCTTTTCAGCATCAGCAATGTATTGTTCAATTCTGTCTTTCGATTCTTTATTGATAACCGCTCCTAAGTTTTTACCCGGAATAATTTTCAATGCTTCTTCACAAATTCTGCTTATCACCGCATCCACATTACCTACTCCGATCATAGCACTTGCTGCCATACAACGTTGGCCAGCACAGCCACTCATACTTGCTACTACATTACTTGCAGTCATATCAACCTTTGCATCTGGTAAAACCATCAAGTGATTTTTTGCACCACCTAATGCTAAACAGCGTTTATAGTTAGACGTTGCTCTTTGATAAACAATTTTGGCAATTTTTGTACTGCCTACAAATGATACTGCTTCAATATCGGGATGATCGCAGATTGCATTCACAATTTCAACATCACCATTTACAATATTGAAAACGCCATCAGGTAAGCCTGCTTCTTTCAATAACTCTGCTATTCTTACACAACTTAAAGGCACTTTTTCTGAAGGTTTCATGATCATACAATTACCTAATGCAATAGCGTTGGGTAATGTCCAGTTAGGAACCATACTAGGGAAGTTAAAAGGAACAATAGAAGCAACAACCCCTAAAGGCACATGTTCTGTCCTGCATTCCACGCCACGACTCACTTCCAAGACTTCGCCAGTTACTAATTGAGGCAATGAAGTTGCAAATTCAGTCAATTCGATACATTTTTCTATCTCTGCGACAGACTCTCCATATGTTTTTCCATTTTCTTCACTGCATAATTCTGCCAGCTCTTTGAGGTTTTTTTCTAACAAAGTTTTGTACCTGAAAAACACTTGCACTCTTTCTTTGATCGGCGTTTTACTCCAGGCCGGAAATGCAGCCTTGGCGGCCATCACAGCATCATTTAAGTCTTTAGCTGAGCTCATCGGTACAGTAGATAACAACGTGCCATCAATAGGAGAAATCACATCTAATTTTTTATCTGTGCTTACTTTTGTTATCTTTCCGCCTATAAAATTTTGAATTGCCGGGTATTTCATTTTTTAGTGTTTTTATAAAATATAAATAATGTAGAATTTTTCTAACAAAATAAAAATAATACATTTTTTTTATAAATATTAGCAATTTTTTCATTTTTTAATAATTTTTTTTACCTTACACTTATTATGGAAAAAAATGACACACTTAAATTAGACGATCTTGACTTTGCTATTCTGTCTTATTTACAGCAGGATGGGAGGATGTCTTTTACTGTAATTGCAGAAAAATTAAAAGTTTCTATTGGTACTATACGTACCAGGTTTAACAAACTAATTGAAGATGGCACCATTAACATCGTTGGTAGAGTTAACCCCGAAAAGGTTGGTTTTCATGCATATGCACATATTGCCGTATTTGTAAGACCGGCCAGCTTAAATGAAAAAGTTGCCCAAAAAATATTAAAAATGCCTGAGGTTAGCTTTTTGGCAATGACATCTGGAGATTATGACTTAGAAGTGGATGTAATGTGCCGGGATAACGACCACCTGGTTCAATTTATTGATGAACTGGCTAAAATTGATGGTGTACATCAAACAAAAACAACCATGTACTTTAAAGTATTCAAATATGCTCAGCCGGATTTGGATCTGTTAAAATAACTCCTGCCCAAATATTAAAATATAAAATATGAAACCCTGCAATTGCAGGGTTTCATATTTTAACCATGTGTTTGTTATCCGAAATAGTTTATGATACCCTAATAGCAAAATGCTCTACATGTTACTATCTATCAACATTTTATACAAAAAAATCTTACCACTATTTTTCAACCTGTGAAATTGAAAATAAATTTATTGATTGGCACACAATACTGACAGAAAGATTTCGTTCTAAATTGTTATATAGTACACAATAGTTGTATTAATATCCAATATCACGTACCAAAAAACAAAACTATGGAAAACTTAAAACAAGAGGTTTTTACAACCTTTAGAAAACACCCTGTCTTATCAGCAATCAGCCTGATAGGTTCAGTCTACATCTTTACTTTAATTGCCCTGGCAATAGTTGTAACGATATCTCCGGAAAGCCAGATAGGCGCTATGGTAGAAAATCTTTTTTAAAAATAAAATACTGTATAAAATAGCCCTGCAATAGCAGGGCTATTTTATTTTCTTCATTGCATTTCATAAAAGATTGCTCCTGTAAACAAGAACCATACAATTGCTCTAAATTATTCTACAAGTAGTTTTATAACTTCTTTAGTTCCGTTAGGGGACCGCACTTCCAGATGGTACAATCCATTAACTAACGTAGCAGGCAAAGCGATAACTTCTGTACTGTTACCTCCATTATACACTATCTGCTTCTTTTGTATCAGTTGCCCATTTGCATTGATCAGCTTTATTAAATAAGTGCCCCTATCCTTATCATTAAACTGCAGATCATATCTTCCGTTTTGCACAAGATTACACGCTATAGTTATGGAAGGCACATCCTTACCATTGATCACTTTAACTATAGAAGTGTATATTGACTCTCCTGAAATATTCAAACTTTTAATTCTGTAATAATTAACACCAGGTGAAGAAGATGCATCTAACCAAGTATAATTGATTGTTTCGTTGCTAATACCTTTTGCTGTTACGTTGCCTACTGATCTGAAGTTGATACCATCTGAAGATCTTTCAATATTATAACTACTAATACCATTTTCGGCTGTTACAGCCCACGCAATGTTCATACCTCTGCTTTGTTGTGAAACTTCCAGTTTTATGAAAGATACAGGGACTGTATTTGCTGCTTTGAATACTACTCTGAACCTGTCAGTAAATGTTGCCTTATTTGCAGCGTTCACTGAAAAAACTATTGAACTGGTGGTATTCAGATCTATAGGTTTAGTAGTAGACAAATAATTGTCTTCCAGAAACGCAAGCATTCCATTCGAATTCATTGTAATTGGCGTAAACTCCAGTTTATAGTTCATTGTTTTCAAACCTGTTAATCTGAAGAAAATTGAATCTTTATCTGTAATCTCTTTTCTTCTTTCTATTGCCAATATTTTATTTTCTCTAACTAAACCAATACCTTCTCCAAAATTTGTCACTTTTATAGCATCATTCCCATCTACACCATTCGAATAAATATTATTATATGCAACTGTATTCCCATCTGCCAGGTTTGCCATCGTTCCATTGATCGCATAAAGATTTGTCTTAAAATAGGCAGTAGTTGATTGAGGACGGAAACCTAACGAAATAGAATTCCCCACACTATCTGACTTGCATGCCTCTGTTAGTTGCAAACTTCCACTTCCGGTGGCGTGTACAATAAAAGCCATACCTGATTTGATCTTTGTATTTGGTGCATTTGTATAACTTCCTCCGGATGGATTAGGTAACCAGTCTGGTGCACTGAAGGTCACAAACGCTCCTAATCCATATGATCCGTAAATCAATGGATCCCATACATAGTATGTATTGTCTATTCCACCGTTTTTGATTATACCAGTAAAATCAATTTCAGATGCATAGATATTGCCTACTAATGCTGAAGCCCCGGCTGCAAGATTTATTGCTGTTTGTGTTCCCTGATACAATGGTCCTTTAGTACGTAAAGTTGTTGCTTTTGATCCTGTAATAAATGCTGCAGTATCAACTGTTCTGTCTCCTCTTATATACAGCATCCATCCGGATGTTGTTGCCACAGGAGTTGTTGTGGTATTATTTGTTACACCCGGCCATGTTGGAGAACCTCCGGGATTATACCTTAGTAAGGAGTTTCCGTAAGTTTGAGCATCATACCCATCTGCAACAGCTGTAGTTGTATTGGCTGTGATCCTTGTACCGTAACCCGGAGCCGGATCTGCTTCATATGTTGCAGCATTCTCCTGCCAGGAAGCATGTATTGACTGAGCTCCCTGAGTTGGTATAGCAAGCATACGCCAACCCCTGTTTGAATTCTGAGGTATATATCTTTCTACTTCAACCTTACCATCAATAATTCCAGGGGAAATTCCTACTCTTGCCGTTCCATTTGTATCCGATTTCAATGTAAGAAAATCATTGGTTGTAAAAGTAGCTCCACTTCCAACAGTTATTGATCCGGGATCAGCTCCTGCTGTTATAGCTAATACATTCCCCAAACTTATATTCCGGTTTATTACCAGATCGTGTAAAACATGCCCTCCGGCACCTGTAAAATTCAATGTAAATGGCGTCCCGGAAGCTATGACTATATCTGATGCTGATGATCCAATGAATGTAGGTGTAGTTCCACTTACATTTCCGGTAATTGTAAGTTCAGTATTATTCAAATTTATTATCGACCCAGTTCCGAAACCAATATTATTCAATGATACATCATTGCTTAATGTCAATGTCTTTCCTGAATTAATTGATATATCCGCCCCGTTTGAAGGAACAATACCACAATTCCAGTTAACCACATTATTGAAATTGTTATCATTAGCAGCACCTGTCCAAACATATCCGCCACTGCAAGTAATAGTTAATGTTCCATCTGCAAAACTGAATTGATAATTGGATGCAGACAATGTCCCCAATGACGCAGTAATAGGGTATGTGCCTAATGGACTGAACGTTGTAGCTGTTGTGGTTAATTGTGGTGCACCGGTTATGCCACTCGTACCTAAATTCTCTCCATTCACAAAATTGTTGTAAGATGCAGTAAATGTGGGGTTGGCGGCTCCATAAGTTTTGCTCTTATCATCTGCAGTCACAATAACCGTTGCTTTACTAACTGTATAGACAAGTATCGCATTACCTGTTCCACTTGCATTTGTTGCAGATATCGTGATGTTATATACACCAGCTCCTGTAGTTGCATTTACAGTGATCAACCCCGAGGATATGTTTACTGACATTCCAGTTGGCAAACTTGTGGCATTATAACCTGTTGGGATATTCGTTGCCGTTATCTGGTAGGAAGATGCGGTACCGTAAGTATTCCCTGCAATGAGTGTGCTGTTGATAACGGGAGGAGGAGTGGGCACTACCTCTCCACTGACGATCACTGCTCCTGGGGCATAGCCTGAAAAATTGACCTTGTTCAATTGTGTTGATAGTAATCCTCCCGATCCAACAAAAACTCTACCTCCGGTACCGGAAGAGCCTCCAGTACCTATCCATCCGGTTATTGCCAGCGTTGTACCTGCCCATGTAACGGCACTACTGTTAGAGAAAGTAACAGAATGGACATTATTGCCTAAATCGATGGTTGAGGAAGCATCCAGTTTTAAAGTAGATGAACTAGTAAACGTTCTGCCTGAAGTAATATTTACCGTAGACAATTTCCCTCCGTTTAAGATTATCTGTGAAGCAAATGTTGCATTCGCAGAAGGATTCAATCTTATTTCACCAGCATTAATGGTTGTTGTACCTGTGTAGTTATTATTAGATGCCGAAAACATCATACTACTACCAGAACCAGATTTTATTATGCCCCCCAAACCACTGATAGGTCCACTTATTATAAGATCATTTGTTGTACCTGCATTATCTGCAATTGTAAACGTTCTGTCTGATCCACCTAGTGCAAGAAAAGATGCGATACTTGCTCCTGTAGTTCCTGTAGCGATATCATTTATGGTCACGTTTCCCCCGAGAGTTAATGTTCCCGAACCTGTTATTGAAGCCCCTGATATAGCTCCACTTTCCATTACCAGACTTGTTGGTGAACCAAGATTAAATGATGCCAATGCAAGTGTTGATCCAGCCCTGATCGTTAGGATGCCATTAACGGTTAGACTACTAGTAAGAGTGGCTCCATTTACATCATTTAGTTCAAGATTAGTAAAACTGCCTGCACCTGATAATGTGTGTGAAGCACTGCCTCCATTGAGATACATTTTTCCTGAACCGGTATGTGCAACATTATTTGAAATAGCCCCTTTAACAGTAAGTGTAAATCCACCGTCGGCTAATCCGCCTCCACTGGTGGTAAGGTCTTTATTAACCGTGGTAATGTTTCCAAGCGTCTTGGTTCCTGCCCCGGAAGTTGTAAGAAAAGCATAGTCAGTTCTGGCTGTTATTGCCTGAGGACTGGCCGAGGTATATTCTACAGTCGAATTGGTACCGAGTGTTATGCCTGGCGAATTGGTTGAACTGATTGCAGTACCTGCTGCACCTGAAAACCCCGCTGTATTTGCAGTTTTAAAGATGCCGTTAATAGTAATCGCCCCGCTTGCACCTCCCCAGACTATCGAGGTTGTTCCAGCATTCATTGTAGAACCGACCGATACAGTAATAGCATCAGAAGCTCCTCTTGCAATAGCCAGATTATTTGTTGTCAATAAACTTCCACTGTTTTCATCACCGACATAAATATCTCTGGTAACATTTGTTGCAGATACTGCCGCCCCTAAAGTCACACCTGTTGTGGCATTCGTATTATTTATCTTAAGGTCATTATAAATCACTGAACTAACCCCAATAGGAATAGTGATGGCTGATGATCCATCAAAATTAACTATACTGGTAGTGCCTGGAGTTAAAGTCCCAATAGAAAGGCTTGGAAAAGTTATATTGCCACCAATTTTCATTGTGCCTGCACCCCCGCTCATATCTACTATTGCACTTGCCGCCGTTGTGCCTGCAACAGAAAGACTATACCGGAGGTCTCCGGTAATATCTAATAAACCCGTAGTGATCACAATTTTAGCAACACGATTAGACTGATTCCCTGTTGAAGAAGATGCCAGCAAAACATTTCCTCCAATTGTTGCCGTGCCGCCGTTAATATTCCATACAATTGTTGCTCCCGCAGATGGAGCTGTTAGAGTTACATCATTTGTAACATTTAACGCATTGGTTCCGCTAAGTGTAAGTGTATTCGCAGTATTATCCCTTACCCACATAACAGAATTTACTGTAGCACTAGAAACATTAAGGGTTACTGTAACCGCAGCCAATGCAGCATTACCAATTTGTACATCATCGGAAGCCGTTGGTACTGTCTCTACACCATAAGCAAGAGTAGTTGCGGCAGTGATTGAATTAGCGACTAAAATTAAATGTGTATTATCTGTTATCGTAGCAACTGTTCCTAACAAACCCCCGGCATCAAGCGCTAAAACATCGCCAATTGTAACTTGTGTTGTAAATGATGTACCGGATCCCGTTATGTTCTTACTATTAGTTGCAGCAGTAACAGTTCCTGTGAGAGCTTTAACCCATGTAGCTGCCGTATTCCAGTTAGCTGCCCCCGTAACTCGTGTTTTTATTGTTTGCCCATGAAGAGTTGCAGTTGCACAAATCAGAAATAATAATTTGAAGGCGACTTTATAAAATTTATGTAAAAAAATTTCTTGATAGCAGTTCGTTAGGCAAGTACTAGCTATTTCAATTAAGGCAAACTTCTTCATAATATTTTATTTTAAGATCATAAAATACTACAGGTCCTAAACTTGTAGATAAAGACTCAAAGAAGATAGAATCGTTAACAACAAATAAACTTAGTTCATAAGTTCATATACCAATAACTCTAGTAATAATGTGTTTTAGACGGAAGTGGAGTTAGATTGTCCACAGGAATTTCGGACAAATTTCAAGCAATAATAATATATGAATACAAGTATAGCATTCAGCACGGAATGTTTTCTTACATAAAGGAAATACAATTTTTATAAAAATGCAAGCATTTTTTAATTGTTTTATCAATGAACAGAAATGACTAATACTAAGCCGGGGTGATATACATAGCTGTATAATTAATGTTATTCGTATAGATTTTGACGTATAAAGACAATAAAAAAGCCTCTCTGAAATTAATCAAAGAGGCTCTTGTCGGGATGGCAAGATTCGAACTTGCGACCTCCTGGTCCCAAACCAGGCGCGATAACCGGGCTACGCTACATCCCGAACTGTAAACACTTATTTGTTGAGGTTTATTGGGAACACCAAAACAATGTAATAAACTATAAGAACTTAGTGCGGAGAGGGTGGGATTCGAACCCACGGTACAGTGTTACCCGTACGACGATTTAGCAAACCGTTCCTTTCGGCCACTCAGGCACCTCTCCTAACCTGCCCCTTGCTTAACTAAGGGGTTGCAAAAATACTAATCGGAAATGTAATACCCAAAACTAAATGCAAAATATGTGTAAATAATTTTAAGGTCTGCCGAAAGCCTTGCTGATTAAGGAACAGATGTACAAGTGTGCGACGCCTGTGAAGCTTAATAGTAGTACAAAAGCTTGGTTCAAAAAAAATCCATCCTGCCGGTGGCAGGATGGATCAATTATTTTTAAA
It contains:
- a CDS encoding CoA-acylating methylmalonate-semialdehyde dehydrogenase, whose protein sequence is MKYPAIQNFIGGKITKVSTDKKLDVISPIDGTLLSTVPMSSAKDLNDAVMAAKAAFPAWSKTPIKERVQVFFRYKTLLEKNLKELAELCSEENGKTYGESVAEIEKCIELTEFATSLPQLVTGEVLEVSRGVECRTEHVPLGVVASIVPFNFPSMVPNWTLPNAIALGNCMIMKPSEKVPLSCVRIAELLKEAGLPDGVFNIVNGDVEIVNAICDHPDIEAVSFVGSTKIAKIVYQRATSNYKRCLALGGAKNHLMVLPDAKVDMTASNVVASMSGCAGQRCMAASAMIGVGNVDAVISRICEEALKIIPGKNLGAVINKESKDRIEQYIADAEKQGAKILVDGRKVVVEGKEKGTYVGPTVIDHVTPEMSVAKEEIFGPVISIMRTNTIDEALAIENANPYGNAASVFTQNGGAARYIIDNASAGMIGVNVGVPVPREPFSFGGWNESKFGVGDITGKSSIEFWTKLKKSTTKWSAEAGVNWMS
- a CDS encoding Lrp/AsnC family transcriptional regulator; its protein translation is MEKNDTLKLDDLDFAILSYLQQDGRMSFTVIAEKLKVSIGTIRTRFNKLIEDGTINIVGRVNPEKVGFHAYAHIAVFVRPASLNEKVAQKILKMPEVSFLAMTSGDYDLEVDVMCRDNDHLVQFIDELAKIDGVHQTKTTMYFKVFKYAQPDLDLLK
- a CDS encoding beta strand repeat-containing protein, producing the protein MKKFALIEIASTCLTNCYQEIFLHKFYKVAFKLLFLICATATLHGQTIKTRVTGAANWNTAATWVKALTGTVTAATNSKNITGSGTSFTTQVTIGDVLALDAGGLLGTVATITDNTHLILVANSITAATTLAYGVETVPTASDDVQIGNAALAAVTVTLNVSSATVNSVMWVRDNTANTLTLSGTNALNVTNDVTLTAPSAGATIVWNINGGTATIGGNVLLASSSTGNQSNRVAKIVITTGLLDITGDLRYSLSVAGTTAASAIVDMSGGAGTMKIGGNITFPSLSIGTLTPGTTSIVNFDGSSAITIPIGVSSVIYNDLKINNTNATTGVTLGAAVSATNVTRDIYVGDENSGSLLTTNNLAIARGASDAITVSVGSTMNAGTTSIVWGGASGAITINGIFKTANTAGFSGAAGTAISSTNSPGITLGTNSTVEYTSASPQAITARTDYAFLTTSGAGTKTLGNITTVNKDLTTSGGGLADGGFTLTVKGAISNNVAHTGSGKMYLNGGSASHTLSGAGSFTNLELNDVNGATLTSSLTVNGILTIRAGSTLALASFNLGSPTSLVMESGAISGASITGSGTLTLGGNVTINDIATGTTGASIASFLALGGSDRTFTIADNAGTTNDLIISGPISGLGGIIKSGSGSSMMFSASNNNYTGTTTINAGEIRLNPSANATFASQIILNGGKLSTVNITSGRTFTSSSTLKLDASSTIDLGNNVHSVTFSNSSAVTWAGTTLAITGWIGTGGSSGTGGRVFVGSGGLLSTQLNKVNFSGYAPGAVIVSGEVVPTPPPVINSTLIAGNTYGTASSYQITATNIPTGYNATSLPTGMSVNISSGLITVNATTGAGVYNITISATNASGTGNAILVYTVSKATVIVTADDKSKTYGAANPTFTASYNNFVNGENLGTSGITGAPQLTTTATTFSPLGTYPITASLGTLSASNYQFSFADGTLTITCSGGYVWTGAANDNNFNNVVNWNCGIVPSNGADISINSGKTLTLSNDVSLNNIGFGTGSIINLNNTELTITGNVSGTTPTFIGSSASDIVIASGTPFTLNFTGAGGHVLHDLVINRNISLGNVLAITAGADPGSITVGSGATFTTNDFLTLKSDTNGTARVGISPGIIDGKVEVERYIPQNSNRGWRMLAIPTQGAQSIHASWQENAATYEADPAPGYGTRITANTTTAVADGYDAQTYGNSLLRYNPGGSPTWPGVTNNTTTTPVATTSGWMLYIRGDRTVDTAAFITGSKATTLRTKGPLYQGTQTAINLAAGASALVGNIYASEIDFTGIIKNGGIDNTYYVWDPLIYGSYGLGAFVTFSAPDWLPNPSGGSYTNAPNTKIKSGMAFIVHATGSGSLQLTEACKSDSVGNSISLGFRPQSTTAYFKTNLYAINGTMANLADGNTVAYNNIYSNGVDGNDAIKVTNFGEGIGLVRENKILAIERRKEITDKDSIFFRLTGLKTMNYKLEFTPITMNSNGMLAFLEDNYLSTTKPIDLNTTSSIVFSVNAANKATFTDRFRVVFKAANTVPVSFIKLEVSQQSRGMNIAWAVTAENGISSYNIERSSDGINFRSVGNVTAKGISNETINYTWLDASSSPGVNYYRIKSLNISGESIYTSIVKVINGKDVPSITIACNLVQNGRYDLQFNDKDRGTYLIKLINANGQLIQKKQIVYNGGNSTEVIALPATLVNGLYHLEVRSPNGTKEVIKLLVE